A region from the Salidesulfovibrio onnuriiensis genome encodes:
- a CDS encoding aldehyde ferredoxin oxidoreductase family protein → MTTSSYGWTGSVLHIDLTRRTWRTEHPDPETYRVWIGGRGMAGHYLRPHCTLSWDDPSMPVLLFAGPLAGTDAPASARGCIMSRSPLTGAVGDSSFGGRFAVELKRAGWDGVVVTGRANALVGIHVSNREVWIEEAAPLREATTDLVFDAVEAMMPGAGVACIGPAAENGSRVAAVMVDRYHAAARCGLGLSLAAKNCKYLAVRGSGAVAVRDPGALREAREDILRLTAASPVLQGQHGISRWGTGALFDLMDSRRMMPTDNFRRTRFMRAGKLNAPAYGKQYEPHGHGCAGCHIRCKRIVSDGRALPGFEAMSHFTALLGNADMETVMEANELCAQLGLDPVSAGATLACKRELSGEDYTRETLLEALGEMALGSTLGQGARHFAKTCGIPEASMDVKGLELPACDPRGAYGLALAYAVNTRGGCHQRAYPLSHEILRKPVATDRFSFSGKARIIKIAEDTLAAVDSLAVCRLLFLAASLEEYTKAYNAVTGEEISGNDLLRAGERICYNERIMNSLNGFSARDDDLPLRFFEEGGYSGGGVDIRPLDREGFLRARERYYRIRGLDDEGRPTREKTKELGLEES, encoded by the coding sequence ATGACAACCAGCAGTTACGGCTGGACCGGCTCGGTCCTGCACATCGACCTCACGCGCCGCACCTGGCGCACGGAACACCCGGACCCGGAAACCTACCGCGTCTGGATCGGCGGCAGGGGCATGGCCGGGCATTACCTGCGGCCGCACTGCACCCTGTCCTGGGACGATCCGTCCATGCCGGTGCTGCTTTTCGCCGGGCCGCTGGCGGGCACGGACGCCCCGGCCTCGGCCCGTGGCTGCATCATGTCCCGCTCGCCGCTCACCGGCGCGGTGGGCGATTCCTCCTTTGGCGGCAGGTTCGCCGTGGAACTCAAGCGCGCTGGCTGGGACGGCGTGGTCGTCACCGGACGGGCCAATGCCCTGGTGGGCATCCATGTTTCGAACCGGGAGGTCTGGATAGAGGAGGCCGCCCCCCTGCGGGAGGCCACCACGGACCTGGTCTTCGACGCGGTGGAAGCCATGATGCCCGGCGCGGGAGTCGCCTGTATCGGCCCGGCCGCGGAAAACGGCTCCAGGGTGGCGGCGGTCATGGTGGACCGGTATCACGCAGCCGCGCGCTGCGGCCTGGGCCTTTCCCTGGCGGCCAAGAACTGCAAGTACCTGGCCGTGCGCGGCTCCGGCGCGGTGGCCGTGCGCGATCCCGGGGCGCTGCGGGAAGCCCGCGAGGACATCCTCCGGCTCACGGCGGCCTCCCCGGTGCTGCAGGGCCAGCACGGCATCTCCCGCTGGGGCACGGGGGCCCTGTTCGACCTCATGGATTCGCGGCGCATGATGCCCACGGACAATTTCCGCCGCACCCGGTTCATGCGGGCCGGCAAGCTCAACGCACCGGCCTATGGAAAGCAGTACGAACCCCACGGCCACGGCTGCGCGGGCTGCCACATCCGGTGCAAGAGAATCGTCAGCGACGGCAGGGCACTGCCCGGATTCGAGGCCATGTCCCACTTCACGGCGCTCCTGGGCAATGCGGACATGGAAACGGTCATGGAGGCCAACGAGCTCTGCGCCCAGCTGGGGCTGGATCCTGTTTCGGCCGGGGCCACCCTGGCCTGCAAGCGCGAGCTTTCCGGGGAGGACTATACCCGCGAGACCCTGCTGGAGGCCCTGGGCGAAATGGCCCTGGGCAGCACCCTGGGCCAGGGGGCGAGACATTTTGCCAAAACCTGCGGCATTCCAGAGGCGAGCATGGACGTGAAGGGGCTGGAGCTGCCCGCCTGCGATCCTCGCGGGGCCTATGGCCTGGCCCTGGCCTATGCCGTGAACACGCGGGGCGGCTGCCATCAGCGGGCCTACCCACTCAGCCACGAGATTCTGCGCAAGCCCGTGGCCACGGATCGTTTCAGCTTCAGCGGAAAGGCGCGCATCATCAAGATAGCCGAGGACACCCTTGCGGCGGTGGATTCGCTCGCGGTCTGCAGGCTACTTTTCCTGGCCGCGTCCCTGGAGGAATACACCAAGGCCTACAACGCGGTCACCGGCGAAGAGATCTCCGGCAACGACCTGCTGCGCGCGGGCGAGCGCATCTGCTACAACGAACGGATCATGAATTCCCTGAACGGATTTTCCGCCCGGGACGACGACCTGCCCCTGCGCTTTTTCGAGGAGGGCGGATACTCGGGCGGGGGCGTGGATATACGCCCCCTGGACCGCGAGGGATTCCTGCGGGCGCGGGAACGCTACTACCGGATACGCGGCCTGGACGACGAGGGCAGGCCCACCCGGGAAAAAACAAAGGAACTGGGACTGGAAGAGTCATGA
- the bioB gene encoding biotin synthase BioB, with amino-acid sequence MIFLSIAEKAMNGQAPDDAEIRAIIDADEESLPALLEQAHRIRTRFSGQTVSLCAIVNARSGRCSEDCSFCAQSSHHSTRAPEYPLLAPDEIGRAARRAAQNGARRFGIVASGKFVGGSDFQGYLEAVRLVAEAGLLPDLSPGILTRGQILALKEAGLFGYHHNLETSASHFPQVCTTHSYEEDVQAVRTALECGLYVCSGGIFGIGESWDDRVELALMLRELGVPSVPVNFLTPIPGTPLEHREVLRPAEALKIVALFRFLLPDRAIRICGGRLAVFGEGRKAELLRAGADGLMVGDYLTTKGGEIRSDLGDIERAGLVIERQ; translated from the coding sequence ATGATTTTTTTATCCATTGCAGAAAAGGCCATGAACGGCCAGGCGCCCGACGATGCGGAAATCCGGGCCATCATCGACGCGGACGAGGAGAGCCTTCCCGCGCTTCTGGAACAGGCCCACCGCATCCGCACCCGTTTCTCGGGCCAGACGGTTTCCCTGTGCGCCATCGTCAATGCGCGCAGCGGCAGGTGCTCCGAGGATTGCTCCTTTTGCGCCCAGTCATCCCATCACAGCACCCGGGCCCCGGAATATCCTCTGCTGGCCCCGGACGAGATCGGCCGCGCCGCACGCCGCGCCGCGCAGAACGGCGCGCGCCGTTTCGGCATCGTGGCCAGCGGCAAGTTCGTGGGCGGCAGCGATTTCCAGGGCTATCTGGAAGCGGTGCGCCTGGTGGCGGAGGCCGGACTCCTGCCGGACCTTTCCCCCGGGATTCTCACGCGCGGGCAGATCCTTGCCTTGAAAGAGGCGGGCCTGTTCGGCTATCATCATAACCTGGAGACTTCGGCGTCCCATTTTCCGCAGGTCTGCACGACCCATTCGTACGAGGAAGACGTGCAGGCGGTCAGAACCGCCCTGGAATGCGGCCTGTACGTGTGCAGCGGGGGGATTTTCGGCATTGGCGAGTCCTGGGACGACCGGGTGGAGCTGGCCCTGATGTTGCGCGAACTGGGGGTTCCGTCCGTTCCCGTGAATTTCCTGACCCCCATTCCCGGGACGCCCCTGGAGCACCGGGAGGTCCTGCGGCCCGCCGAGGCCCTGAAGATCGTGGCCCTGTTCCGCTTCCTGCTCCCGGACCGGGCTATCCGCATCTGCGGCGGACGGCTGGCGGTCTTTGGCGAGGGGCGCAAGGCCGAGCTGCTGCGCGCCGGGGCGGACGGCCTCATGGTCGGGGACTACCTGACCACCAAGGGCGGCGAAATCCGTTCGGACCTGGGCGATATAGAGCGGGCTGGTCTGGTCATCGAACGACAATGA
- a CDS encoding tetratricopeptide repeat protein, with the protein MAKKTKVNASRRNFLFGAVRRLKGEEVGDGPIAATTETIPLLTRANGHYAAGEYEEATEAYREYLKIEKNDLDVRLQLGKCMYAAGKYAASRVEFKRVLKVREKDSEAIVYLGLTHARNGNLEQAAAAWEDFFDISNVALLRELNLQKGLIETRDAESPELVAEAVEKALRG; encoded by the coding sequence ATGGCAAAGAAAACAAAGGTCAACGCGTCACGGCGCAATTTCCTGTTCGGCGCGGTGCGCCGGCTCAAGGGCGAGGAAGTCGGAGACGGCCCCATTGCCGCCACCACCGAGACCATCCCGCTACTGACCCGGGCCAACGGGCATTACGCCGCGGGCGAATACGAGGAGGCCACCGAGGCCTACCGCGAATACCTCAAGATCGAAAAAAACGACCTGGACGTGCGCCTGCAACTGGGCAAGTGCATGTATGCGGCGGGCAAGTACGCGGCCTCGCGCGTGGAGTTCAAGCGTGTGCTCAAGGTGCGGGAAAAGGACAGCGAGGCCATCGTCTACCTGGGCCTGACCCATGCCCGCAACGGCAACCTGGAACAGGCCGCCGCAGCCTGGGAGGATTTTTTCGACATCTCCAACGTGGCGCTGCTGCGCGAGCTGAATCTCCAGAAAGGGCTCATCGAAACCAGGGACGCGGAGTCGCCCGAACTGGTGGCCGAGGCCGTGGAAAAGGCGCTGCGGGGGTAA
- a CDS encoding RidA family protein, whose translation MKKSITHGTELEKRIGYSRARRIGNAIAVTGTAPIAEDGGVHAPGDMYEQARRSLEIIREVLELAGASLEDVIRTRVFVTDMTRWEEAARAHGEFFGDIQPACTFAEVSRFIHPEWLVEIEANAIVEEQNS comes from the coding sequence ATGAAGAAAAGCATCACCCACGGAACCGAACTGGAGAAACGGATCGGATATTCCCGGGCCCGGCGCATCGGCAACGCCATCGCCGTCACCGGCACCGCCCCCATTGCCGAGGACGGCGGCGTGCACGCGCCCGGCGACATGTACGAGCAGGCCCGGCGCAGCCTGGAGATCATCCGGGAAGTGCTGGAGCTGGCCGGGGCCAGCCTGGAGGACGTCATCCGCACCCGCGTCTTTGTCACGGACATGACTCGCTGGGAAGAGGCGGCCAGGGCCCACGGCGAGTTTTTCGGCGACATCCAGCCCGCCTGCACCTTTGCCGAGGTGTCGCGTTTCATTCATCCGGAATGGCTTGTTGAGATCGAAGCCAACGCGATCGTTGAAGAGCAAAACAGTTGA
- a CDS encoding class II aldolase/adducin family protein, whose amino-acid sequence MKQLVDKYAAKLAAHGLAEPGDPLVGGLDDRLVWNRRDGDADERIEALEQVFDLLSINSLVFSRPGEPYRSIIDFLCTRHESSIRPEDCETRTFLHDIPIMREFSGPAVADGLRRRKAVIIPGHGIASSGTVTPEQGFVFYSSTCFACFVLFFSGYLEAAKAGALDSEYREAFKHVVSLLPPVRGDRPQLMAGPLDSEERILAAMAEAGRAVVGYGLVDSFFGNISVLHDGIVYISQTGSSLDELEGCIDPCPQDGSSCAGLTASSELTAHDDVYRRTRARCILHGHPRFSVIMSMDCDKRDCPHRGQCHIRCSTPRRVGNVPIVPGEVGTGPTGLCNTLPPALEHSDAAIVHGHGLFTTAGFDFNQAFKTLLDVENACRNAYFQKIEELG is encoded by the coding sequence ATGAAACAGCTGGTGGACAAATACGCGGCCAAATTGGCGGCCCACGGACTGGCAGAACCGGGCGACCCGCTGGTGGGCGGCCTGGACGATCGCCTGGTCTGGAACCGTCGCGATGGGGACGCGGACGAACGGATTGAGGCGCTGGAGCAGGTCTTTGACCTCCTGAGCATCAACTCCCTGGTCTTTTCGCGCCCGGGCGAGCCGTACCGGTCCATCATCGATTTTCTGTGCACGCGCCATGAATCGAGCATCCGGCCCGAGGACTGCGAAACGCGGACCTTCCTGCACGACATCCCCATCATGCGGGAGTTCTCGGGCCCGGCCGTTGCGGACGGACTGCGCAGGCGCAAGGCGGTCATCATTCCGGGGCACGGGATAGCCTCCTCCGGCACGGTGACGCCCGAGCAGGGCTTCGTGTTCTATTCCTCCACCTGTTTTGCCTGCTTCGTGCTCTTTTTCTCCGGCTATCTGGAGGCGGCCAAGGCGGGCGCCCTGGACAGCGAGTACCGGGAGGCGTTCAAGCATGTGGTTTCGCTGCTGCCCCCCGTGCGGGGCGACCGCCCGCAGCTCATGGCCGGTCCCCTGGACAGCGAGGAACGGATCCTGGCGGCCATGGCCGAAGCGGGGCGGGCCGTGGTGGGCTACGGGCTGGTGGATTCCTTTTTCGGCAACATCTCGGTGCTGCACGACGGCATCGTCTACATCAGCCAGACCGGCAGCTCCCTGGACGAGCTGGAGGGCTGCATCGATCCCTGCCCGCAGGACGGCAGTTCCTGCGCCGGGCTGACCGCGTCCAGCGAGCTCACGGCCCACGACGACGTGTACCGCCGCACCCGGGCCCGCTGCATCCTGCACGGCCACCCGCGTTTTTCCGTGATCATGTCCATGGACTGCGACAAGAGGGACTGCCCGCATCGCGGCCAGTGCCACATCAGGTGCTCCACGCCGCGCAGAGTGGGCAACGTGCCCATCGTGCCGGGCGAGGTGGGCACCGGGCCCACGGGCCTGTGCAACACCCTGCCCCCGGCCCTGGAACATTCGGACGCGGCCATTGTGCACGGCCACGGCCTGTTCACCACGGCCGGTTTTGATTTCAACCAGGCCTTCAAGACATTGCTGGACGTGGAAAACGCCTGCCGGAATGCCTATTTCCAGAAAATCGAGGAGCTGGGCTGA
- the ptsP gene encoding phosphoenolpyruvate--protein phosphotransferase, producing MPGKTISGIPVASGIVIGKAIFVNRSHKATLLRQTVAASLVEKEVERLEKAFAETESELAEIRSQVPDELKDYKMLIDTHLLMLKDPQLKGTAAEYIRSLSLNAEWALEKAVSDQEVKFGAVEDPYIRERMQDVRVVSDRVQSKLAGRAVDFKAMQGRFIIMAHDLSPADTVALEVDKIMAFATVQGGKTSHTGIMARTLGIPAVVGVSDLERYVNDGDLVIIDGISGKIIINPGDDVLADYNERAAKFEEYSRKIKRRCQLPAETLDGFRVNVFANIELVEEVAAVLDNGGEGIGLYRTEYAYMNRTALPSEDELTERYSELASIMSPRRVVFRTLDLGADKFISHYGELNEANPAMGLRAIRFCLKHPKLFKTQLRAILRASAHGNVAIMFPMISGIKEIRQAKAWLAQAKAELRREGVAYDPDMSVGIMVELPAAVMVAEFLAQEVDFFSIGTNDLIQYSIGVDRINRHVAYLYQPLHPATLKSIKLVVDAAHQAGIEVSLCGEVASDPFCVPLLMGMGIDSLSLTPQAIPGIKRIIRQTQMRECRALLKQVMQCRTVHRINSLVMDSIFKSYPEELTFFASLLENDEAPA from the coding sequence GTGCCAGGCAAGACCATTTCCGGTATCCCGGTCGCTTCGGGCATTGTCATCGGCAAGGCCATTTTCGTGAACCGCAGCCACAAGGCCACGCTGCTCCGGCAGACCGTGGCCGCGTCGCTGGTGGAAAAGGAAGTGGAGCGTCTGGAAAAGGCCTTTGCCGAGACCGAATCGGAACTGGCCGAGATCCGGAGTCAGGTGCCGGATGAGCTCAAGGACTACAAGATGCTCATCGACACCCACCTGCTCATGCTCAAGGATCCGCAACTCAAGGGAACCGCCGCCGAGTACATCCGCAGCCTGAGCCTCAACGCGGAATGGGCCCTGGAAAAGGCCGTTTCCGACCAGGAGGTCAAGTTCGGGGCCGTGGAGGATCCCTATATCCGGGAGCGCATGCAGGACGTGCGCGTTGTCTCGGACCGCGTGCAGAGCAAGCTGGCCGGGCGCGCGGTGGACTTCAAGGCCATGCAGGGCCGGTTCATCATCATGGCCCACGACCTCAGCCCGGCCGACACCGTGGCCCTGGAAGTGGACAAGATCATGGCCTTTGCCACGGTGCAGGGAGGCAAGACCTCGCACACGGGCATCATGGCCCGCACCCTGGGCATCCCCGCGGTGGTGGGCGTTTCCGACCTGGAGCGCTATGTCAATGACGGCGACCTGGTCATCATCGACGGCATTTCCGGCAAGATCATCATCAATCCCGGCGACGACGTGCTGGCCGACTACAACGAGCGCGCCGCCAAGTTCGAGGAATACTCCCGCAAGATCAAGCGCCGCTGCCAGCTGCCCGCCGAAACCTTGGACGGGTTCCGGGTCAACGTCTTCGCCAACATCGAGCTGGTGGAGGAGGTCGCCGCGGTGCTGGACAACGGGGGCGAGGGCATCGGGCTTTACCGCACCGAGTACGCCTACATGAACCGCACCGCCCTGCCTTCCGAGGACGAGCTCACGGAACGCTACAGCGAACTGGCCTCCATCATGTCGCCGCGCCGGGTGGTCTTCCGCACTCTGGACCTGGGCGCGGACAAGTTCATCAGTCATTACGGGGAACTCAACGAGGCCAACCCGGCCATGGGCCTGCGCGCCATCCGCTTCTGCCTCAAGCACCCCAAGCTTTTCAAGACCCAGCTTCGGGCCATCCTGCGGGCCAGCGCCCACGGCAACGTGGCCATCATGTTCCCCATGATCTCCGGCATCAAGGAGATCCGACAGGCCAAGGCGTGGCTGGCCCAGGCCAAGGCCGAGCTGCGGCGCGAGGGCGTCGCCTACGACCCGGACATGTCCGTGGGCATCATGGTCGAGCTGCCCGCAGCGGTCATGGTGGCGGAATTTTTGGCCCAGGAAGTGGATTTCTTCAGCATCGGCACCAACGACCTGATCCAGTACAGCATCGGCGTGGACCGCATCAACCGGCACGTGGCCTATCTCTACCAGCCCCTGCACCCGGCCACGCTCAAGTCCATCAAGCTGGTGGTAGACGCCGCGCACCAGGCCGGCATCGAGGTCAGCCTGTGCGGCGAAGTGGCCTCGGACCCGTTCTGCGTGCCGCTTCTGATGGGCATGGGCATCGATTCCCTGTCCCTGACCCCCCAGGCGATCCCGGGCATCAAGCGGATCATCCGCCAGACCCAGATGCGCGAGTGCCGCGCCCTTTTGAAGCAGGTCATGCAGTGCCGCACCGTGCACCGCATCAACAGCCTGGTCATGGACAGCATCTTCAAGTCCTACCCCGAGGAACTGACCTTTTTCGCCTCCCTGCTTGAAAACGACGAAGCTCCCGCGTAA
- a CDS encoding HPr family phosphocarrier protein, which translates to MNEQNNTKNGEELYSRQVVVANPHGLHARPAGKLAQEALGFKSSISIVLDGQEVDAKSILDILTLAAGEGSILELRAAGEDAEQALNVLEKLFASRFEEE; encoded by the coding sequence ATGAATGAACAGAACAATACCAAGAATGGCGAAGAGCTATATTCCCGGCAGGTGGTGGTGGCCAACCCGCACGGGCTGCACGCGCGGCCTGCCGGAAAGCTTGCCCAGGAGGCCCTGGGCTTCAAGTCGTCCATCTCCATTGTTCTTGATGGCCAGGAAGTGGATGCCAAGAGCATCCTCGATATCCTGACCCTTGCCGCGGGCGAGGGCAGCATCCTGGAACTGAGGGCCGCGGGCGAGGACGCCGAGCAGGCGCTCAATGTACTGGAAAAATTGTTCGCCAGCAGGTTCGAAGAGGAATAG
- a CDS encoding PTS system mannose/fructose/sorbose family transporter subunit IID translates to MRLPQADTKTLAMIRSFFRCLLAGAAFNTRGMQNISLTFAMQPGLSAIHRDPKDYRMALRRYVRHYQSHPFWMPCLVGIFLHMEESISQDRFPPKMLSKVKDTTTYTLSAIGDSVFAGSLLILWALSSICLYLSGHGGLSLGFGLAFFLGLQAFRVYTFVAGLRHGFRFLERLRRWDLINWGTRIKYVNALLLVWLWALVWPHPLLWWQWLLGVVALMLFGRFVRTGLVSRVFAAAAFLGLIHLYPLLRKTILDFLGGMG, encoded by the coding sequence ATGCGCCTGCCGCAGGCCGATACCAAGACCCTGGCCATGATCCGCAGCTTTTTCCGCTGCCTGCTGGCCGGGGCCGCCTTCAATACCCGCGGCATGCAGAACATCAGCCTGACCTTTGCCATGCAGCCGGGGCTGTCGGCCATCCACCGCGACCCCAAGGACTACCGCATGGCCCTGCGCCGCTATGTGCGCCACTACCAGTCGCACCCGTTCTGGATGCCCTGCCTGGTGGGCATTTTCCTGCACATGGAGGAATCCATCAGCCAGGACCGCTTTCCCCCCAAGATGCTTTCCAAGGTCAAGGACACCACCACGTACACGCTGTCGGCCATCGGCGATTCGGTCTTTGCCGGGAGCCTGCTCATTCTCTGGGCCCTGTCCTCCATCTGCCTCTACCTTTCGGGGCACGGCGGGCTGTCCCTGGGTTTTGGTCTGGCTTTTTTCCTGGGGCTGCAGGCGTTTCGGGTGTATACCTTCGTGGCCGGTTTGCGCCACGGGTTCCGGTTCCTGGAGCGGTTGCGCCGCTGGGACCTCATCAACTGGGGCACGCGCATCAAGTACGTCAACGCTCTGCTCCTGGTCTGGCTCTGGGCCCTGGTCTGGCCGCATCCGCTGTTGTGGTGGCAGTGGCTCCTGGGGGTGGTGGCCCTGATGCTGTTCGGCCGGTTCGTGCGCACCGGCCTGGTCTCCCGGGTGTTTGCGGCGGCCGCGTTTCTCGGGCTCATCCATCTGTACCCCCTGCTGCGGAAGACTATACTGGACTTCCTCGGGGGCATGGGGTAG
- a CDS encoding CPBP family intramembrane glutamic endopeptidase — translation MRWKPILLFLAITFALTWGVEILLIARGLGFRGVLGTADMLSLVACMWIPGLCALAVHRLVEKRPVRELGLRFGSWKGYALAVAIVPLAYVAIFGLTWLLGLGAPDWQLRALTDLQPAGQEVDIASIYLTVLPASIFLGPVINLLPALGEELGWRGFLLPRFMGLGKLRAYLLLGLVWGLWHAPLIWVGFNYPGYPVLGILMMVLGCTAFGALFNEMTLQYGSVFLAAFLHAALNSQGYGIWNFLFPDVNPMLGGDTGLTGLFVWSLLALWAVRTFRVKANPS, via the coding sequence ATGCGCTGGAAACCGATCCTTCTCTTTCTTGCCATCACCTTTGCCCTGACCTGGGGCGTCGAGATCCTGCTCATTGCCCGCGGGCTGGGTTTCCGGGGCGTTCTGGGCACCGCCGACATGCTCTCGCTGGTGGCCTGCATGTGGATCCCGGGCCTGTGCGCCCTGGCCGTACATCGGCTCGTGGAAAAACGGCCCGTTAGGGAACTGGGCCTGCGCTTCGGCTCTTGGAAGGGGTACGCCCTGGCAGTGGCGATCGTGCCCCTGGCCTATGTCGCCATCTTCGGGCTGACCTGGCTCCTGGGGCTGGGTGCGCCGGACTGGCAGCTGCGGGCCCTGACGGATCTTCAGCCGGCCGGGCAGGAAGTGGACATCGCCTCCATCTACCTGACCGTGCTGCCCGCCAGCATTTTCCTGGGCCCGGTAATCAACCTGCTTCCCGCCCTGGGCGAGGAACTGGGCTGGCGCGGTTTTCTGCTGCCCCGGTTCATGGGCCTGGGCAAGCTGCGCGCCTACCTGCTGCTCGGCCTCGTCTGGGGCCTGTGGCACGCGCCGCTCATCTGGGTGGGATTCAACTACCCCGGCTATCCGGTGCTCGGCATCCTCATGATGGTCCTCGGATGCACGGCGTTCGGCGCGCTGTTCAACGAGATGACGCTCCAATACGGCTCTGTGTTCCTGGCCGCATTCCTGCACGCGGCCCTCAATTCCCAGGGCTACGGCATCTGGAACTTTTTGTTCCCGGACGTGAACCCCATGCTGGGCGGGGATACCGGTCTCACGGGCCTGTTCGTCTGGTCGCTCCTGGCGCTTTGGGCCGTGCGGACCTTTCGCGTCAAGGCAAATCCCTCCTGA
- the smpB gene encoding SsrA-binding protein SmpB, translating into MSKKNKAPATPGQKLIAKNKQAHRLYEIVDKIEAGISLRGCEVKSLREGRVTLKEGYIRFKEGEAWLVGVHIAPYENTGPHDQPDPERDRRLLLHGYEITKLQAQVEQKGLTVVPVRMYFSRGKVKVEIGLGKGKNVHSKREDIKARDIQRDTARQLASYK; encoded by the coding sequence ATGAGCAAGAAGAACAAGGCCCCGGCAACGCCCGGGCAGAAATTGATAGCCAAGAACAAGCAGGCCCACCGCCTTTACGAGATCGTGGACAAGATCGAGGCGGGCATCTCCCTGCGTGGGTGCGAGGTCAAGTCCCTGCGCGAAGGCCGCGTGACCCTCAAGGAGGGGTACATCCGGTTCAAGGAGGGCGAGGCCTGGCTCGTGGGCGTGCATATCGCGCCCTATGAAAACACCGGCCCGCACGACCAGCCCGACCCGGAACGGGACCGCCGCCTGCTGCTGCACGGCTACGAGATCACCAAGCTGCAGGCCCAGGTGGAGCAGAAGGGGCTTACCGTGGTGCCGGTGCGCATGTATTTCTCGCGCGGCAAGGTCAAGGTGGAGATCGGTCTCGGCAAGGGCAAGAACGTCCATTCCAAGCGCGAGGACATCAAGGCCCGGGACATCCAGCGCGACACCGCGCGCCAGCTGGCCTCCTACAAGTAG
- the rsmI gene encoding 16S rRNA (cytidine(1402)-2'-O)-methyltransferase produces the protein MNQESLETMAGPGLWVVATPLGNAGDLSPRAARILSHADVILAEDTRRAGLLFKRLGIEREGGLVSFFEHNEDKKLPAVLEWLEQGRSIALISDAGTPLLSDPGYRLVRACRERGFPVSPVPGPSAPLAALSACGLPPLPFSFLGFPPRKDSQLQRFFEAHRDTGATLVFFERKSRLETALHAARDVLGDREFCIARELTKDFEEFISGSLGSLDAVDFDLRGEITVVIGPAREEDKASSERVLALVEEEQEGGGKPKEIARRVAGRVKGWTAKEIYALMSR, from the coding sequence ATGAACCAGGAATCCCTAGAAACCATGGCCGGGCCCGGACTCTGGGTTGTGGCCACTCCCTTGGGCAACGCGGGCGACCTTTCCCCGCGCGCGGCCCGTATCCTTTCCCACGCCGACGTGATCCTGGCCGAGGACACCCGCCGCGCCGGGCTGCTGTTCAAGCGTCTGGGCATCGAGCGCGAGGGCGGCCTGGTCAGCTTCTTCGAGCACAACGAGGACAAGAAGCTGCCCGCCGTGCTGGAATGGCTGGAGCAGGGCCGGAGTATCGCCCTGATTTCCGACGCCGGAACCCCGCTGCTCTCGGACCCGGGCTACCGCCTGGTGCGCGCCTGCCGCGAGCGGGGATTCCCGGTCTCCCCGGTCCCGGGGCCCAGCGCCCCCCTGGCGGCCCTGTCCGCCTGCGGCCTGCCGCCCCTGCCGTTCTCCTTTCTGGGCTTCCCGCCCCGTAAGGACTCCCAGCTCCAGCGTTTTTTCGAGGCGCATCGTGATACCGGCGCCACCCTGGTCTTTTTCGAGCGCAAGTCGCGGCTGGAAACGGCCCTGCATGCGGCCCGGGACGTGCTGGGCGACCGGGAGTTCTGTATTGCCCGGGAACTGACCAAGGATTTCGAGGAGTTCATCTCCGGTTCCCTAGGCTCACTGGATGCGGTGGATTTCGACCTCCGGGGCGAGATTACCGTGGTCATCGGTCCGGCCCGCGAAGAGGACAAGGCCTCGTCCGAGCGGGTTCTGGCCCTGGTGGAAGAAGAGCAGGAGGGCGGCGGCAAGCCCAAGGAGATCGCCCGCCGCGTAGCCGGGCGGGTCAAGGGCTGGACCGCCAAGGAAATATACGCGCTCATGTCGCGCTGA
- a CDS encoding biotin transporter BioY, whose product MNTKLASMHRLVWVSLMAAMTAASAFMVIPVGAVPFTMQPFFVFLAGFLLGPVHGLFALGLYLAAGILGLPVFSGGGTGIGHLFGPTGGYLIAFCLSALITGQANREKTGPILWLSGLFWGIVAIAFIYAVGAAWLKFSLGISWGESLILGVIPFAPWDQLKLIAAVACCRYLQKHGLAPSI is encoded by the coding sequence GTGAATACGAAACTGGCTTCAATGCACCGGCTGGTCTGGGTTTCGCTCATGGCGGCCATGACAGCGGCAAGCGCTTTCATGGTCATTCCCGTCGGGGCAGTCCCCTTCACCATGCAGCCGTTTTTCGTGTTTCTCGCCGGATTTCTGCTCGGGCCGGTGCACGGCCTGTTCGCCCTGGGGCTGTACCTTGCTGCGGGCATACTGGGGCTGCCCGTTTTTTCCGGCGGCGGGACCGGCATAGGCCATCTTTTCGGCCCCACGGGCGGCTATCTCATCGCTTTCTGTCTTTCCGCGCTTATCACCGGGCAGGCGAACCGGGAAAAAACAGGACCGATTCTCTGGCTTTCCGGGCTGTTCTGGGGCATTGTCGCCATTGCTTTCATTTATGCCGTGGGTGCGGCCTGGCTTAAATTCTCCCTGGGCATCTCCTGGGGCGAGAGCCTGATCCTGGGGGTGATTCCCTTTGCTCCCTGGGACCAGCTCAAGCTGATCGCGGCGGTGGCCTGCTGCCGATATCTGCAGAAGCACGGTCTTGCACCCAGCATCTGA